From a region of the Fischerella sp. JS2 genome:
- the trxA gene encoding thioredoxin codes for MYRQRFVAMSAAAQVTDSTFKQEVLDSEVPVLVDFWAPWCGPCRMVAPVVDEIAAQYEGQLKVVKVNTDENPNVASQYGIRSIPTLMIFKGGQKVDMVVGAVPKSTLANTLEKYL; via the coding sequence ATATATAGGCAAAGGTTTGTAGCCATGTCAGCAGCCGCACAAGTTACCGACTCTACTTTTAAGCAGGAAGTATTAGACAGCGAAGTTCCTGTTTTGGTTGACTTTTGGGCACCCTGGTGCGGTCCTTGCCGGATGGTAGCCCCAGTTGTAGATGAAATAGCAGCTCAGTATGAAGGTCAACTCAAGGTAGTTAAAGTTAACACCGATGAGAATCCTAATGTTGCTAGCCAGTATGGAATCCGCAGCATTCCTACATTGATGATTTTTAAGGGTGGGCAAAAAGTTGATATGGTAGTAGGAGCTGTGCCGAAATCAACATTAGCTAATACTCTGGAAAAATATCTTTAA